The window AGGTTAAGCTTCTTGAGCTTATTCATAAATTAGTGGATGAGGGTACCTTTGTGGAGTTGCATGAGAGTATGGCGGAAACCAATGTTCTGACCGGGTTGGGGAAGGTGAATGGCCGGCGGGTGTATGCCTTTGCCCAAAATTTTGAGATCAGGGGAGGGTCCATTGATTCGGCTCATGCCGATAAAATCATTGCTGCCATGGAGATGGCCTTAAATGAAGGCGCTCCCATCGTTGGTTTTTATCATTCCGTCGGAGCCAGAATCCACGATGGTATCCTGGCCTTGGATGCCGTCGGAAAGTTATTCAATTATCATGTGAAATTATCAGGAAAAGTTCCTCAGATTTCGGTGATTATGGGTTCCTGTGCCGGGGGAGCGGCTTATTGTCCGGCATTGACAGACTTTATAGTTATGATTGAAGAAAAATCCCAACTTTTTGTCACGGGCCCTAAAGTTGTACAGGCTATTACCGGCGAGAGAGCAACTGGGGAGGAATTAGGGGGAACAAGGATCCATGGAAAAGTGAGCGGGATTAGCCACTTTGAAGCCCCGGATGAGGAGTCTGCCCTTAAAGAGGTGCGCCGGCTGCTTTCTTACTTGCCTCAGAATCATCGTGAAAAATCTCCGCGGATGGTATCGGGCATTTCGGCAAAATACTCAGAGCCGAAAAATTTTGTGCCTGCGGAAGCCAACAAACCCTATGATATCCTTAAGCTCATCGAGAAAATCGTGGATAATGAATCGTTTATCGAGATTCAGAAACAGTACGCCAAAAATGCCATTATCGGCTTGGGGAGATTCAATGGTATCGCCTGCGGAGTGATTGCCAATCAGCCGAAATACCTTGCCGGAGCACTGGATGTGGATGCCTCCGGAAAAGTCGCTTCCTTTATCCGGCTTTGTTCTAATTTTAATCTTCCCATTATACTCCTTGAAGATACGGTGGGTTTTATGCCGGGAGTCCGGCAAGAGTCCAGTGGGCTGCTCCGATACGGAGCAGATATTGTCAAGGCTTTTGTAGAAGCTTCAGTACCCAAAATCACGGTGATGATCAGAAAGGCATTTGGAGGAGCCTATATCGCTCTTAATTCGAAAGCTATTGGAGCAACCCGGGTCTATGCCTGGACGAACGTAGAGATCGGCGTGATGGGCATCGGGGCTGCGGTGAATCTGTTGAAGAAGGATTCGGCTTCATCGGAGTCTCTGGAGAGGAACTTGAGCCGCGGCATGGAAGGGAATCTGGAGCTGGCTCTTGCGCATGGCGTGATCGACGAGGTTATAGAGCCCTATGAGACCCGGCAGAAGCTGATTGAAGCTCTCGAAGAGTTTCGGAAAAGGGAACAGCTTGCTGTTTAAAGAATATGAAAAAATCCGGAGTTATTGATGCTCCGGATTTTGCTTTTAATTAGGGTGGTTTATTTCTCTCCATATTGTTAATAGTCGCATAGAACAGACCGTAGAACAAATCAGTTCAGTTCTGAGGCTAAGCAACATATAGTCGGCATCATGAATGAAAATGGCCGGACTATGGGTTCGGCCATTTTCTGTACTCTGGTATAGGCAATTATAGAAAATCCGAAGGATTGTTCTTGAGCATTGGCTTAATATGGGGCTATAATAGGTTCTATCAGACTTAATAGCTATGAAATAACTAAGCAGAAGGTATCAAAGAGAGGCAGTTATGATGGGGACAAGCATGAGCAGAATTAATAAAGCCGGTTTAAGAGATTTAAACCTTCGGAACTTCGCGGCGGGCATTGTATCGGCATTGCTTGCTGTAACCGGTCCGCCGGCCATCATACTTGAAGCGGCCGCTAATGGTAACTTTACAACGTCCCAGACCATACTCTGGATGTTTTCCTGTTATGTGGTCGGGGGGATTTACAGTATTCTCATCCCCTGGTATTATAAAATGCCCATAGTAGGTGCCCACTCCATTACCGGAGTGGCTTTTCTAGCCACGGTCACCGCCCATTTTTCTTATTCAG is drawn from Desulfitobacterium chlororespirans DSM 11544 and contains these coding sequences:
- a CDS encoding acyl-CoA carboxylase subunit beta, with amino-acid sequence MEKDTVQVKLLELIHKLVDEGTFVELHESMAETNVLTGLGKVNGRRVYAFAQNFEIRGGSIDSAHADKIIAAMEMALNEGAPIVGFYHSVGARIHDGILALDAVGKLFNYHVKLSGKVPQISVIMGSCAGGAAYCPALTDFIVMIEEKSQLFVTGPKVVQAITGERATGEELGGTRIHGKVSGISHFEAPDEESALKEVRRLLSYLPQNHREKSPRMVSGISAKYSEPKNFVPAEANKPYDILKLIEKIVDNESFIEIQKQYAKNAIIGLGRFNGIACGVIANQPKYLAGALDVDASGKVASFIRLCSNFNLPIILLEDTVGFMPGVRQESSGLLRYGADIVKAFVEASVPKITVMIRKAFGGAYIALNSKAIGATRVYAWTNVEIGVMGIGAAVNLLKKDSASSESLERNLSRGMEGNLELALAHGVIDEVIEPYETRQKLIEALEEFRKREQLAV